From the genome of Bacillota bacterium:
TTACGGCTACCTGTGGGCCGATGCAGCGGGGACGCTTGATAAAAGTGTCCCCGTTGTTCCACAGTTAACACGCCTTTTATTTCCGGCTAGATGCACTGGCACTCTTACAACTAAAGAAAAATATCATATCAAATTAAATCCTTTTTGCGTTTAACATCGTTTATATATATGGAGATCGTTTCAACAATGAAAGGGGGAGGGACCAAATATCGTTGTTCTCTACACAAAGGAGTTAAATTTATGCGCGAACGAAAATCATTGGCGGCAAAACTAGGTACATCTGAAGCGGGTTTGCACCTTGCCAGCCTTCCTGAAAAGGGTGATAATAAGTGTAATTGCCACAGGGGCAATCGGCAATCACGGGACAGAGCGGTATAATATAACCGATGTATCTGACATTTAACGCAACTACTTGCCGTGATGTTGTAAACTTATTCTGGAGAGGAGGCGGAAGCAATCGAGGATCATGTATTAATACGCCGGATACTGAATGGCGATAAGATGGCTTTTGACATTCTGGTGCAAAAACACTACCAAAATATCTACAGCTATTGCGTCAGGCGAATCGGATACGATGCTGCCGCCGACCTGACACAGGAGGTTTTTCTTAAACTGGTCAAAACAATTTACGCCTATCGTTTTACTGGCAAGTTCACAAGTTTTCTTTTTACAATCGCGGTCAATACCTGCAATGATTATGCGAAAAAGCCGCATCGGTCCTGTGAGGATATCGATTGCTTGCAGGAATCTGACGGACATCCGGCACCATTGGAAAAGGTCTTGGATTCTGAGCAGGCAGAAATGATCCGGCACGAGCT
Proteins encoded in this window:
- a CDS encoding RNA polymerase sigma factor, which translates into the protein MAFDILVQKHYQNIYSYCVRRIGYDAAADLTQEVFLKLVKTIYAYRFTGKFTSFLFTIAVNTCNDYAKKPHRSCEDIDCLQESDGHPAPLEKVLDSEQAEMIRHELDALSDTQKDAIILYYYHGLKAKDIAKITGVGVPTAKSRLKQGMDKLKKSFQKEDYFEKQ